One region of Trichosurus vulpecula isolate mTriVul1 chromosome 1, mTriVul1.pri, whole genome shotgun sequence genomic DNA includes:
- the LOC118828623 gene encoding probable RNA-binding protein 19: protein MSRLIVKNLPSGMKEERFWQLFSDFGTLTDCSLKFTKDGKFRKFGFIGFKSEEEAQNALDHFHRSFIDTSRVTVEFCKSFGDPSKPRAWSKHSQKTIQSGKPEKSPVASEIQKDKKKKKATGELEKLKKDAEFQEFLMVHQKRTQVATWANDTVGVEPKKGTAKRDEDYLNFDSDSGQESEEKTDDEDSEKESPAVKAAEQKELSDMDYLKSKVVRADSSEEEESEDEAMASEGEDGDEEQEQEGLTPGARGSKSPGEKGAGPGEGCTVGSRPPAARGEVTKPTTQSEPTTAYTVKLRGAPFNVTEQNVREFLVPLKPVAIRTVRNAHGNKTGYVFVDFSSEGDVEKALKHNKEYMGGRYIEVFREKGTYVTPKHQKDHKKVWQGRELKEGEEEEDLADSGRLFVRNLPYTSTEEDLEKIFAKYGPLSEVHYPIDGLTKKPKGFAFITYMFPEHAVKAYAEVDGQVFQGRMLHVLPSTIKKETSENSDAASSSYKKKKALKDKASSSSSHNWNTLFMGTNAVAEVVAQKYNATKSQVFDHEIKGSVAVRVALGETELVQEVRRFLIENGVSLDSFSQATGERSKSVILVKNLPAGTRASELQEIFSRYGSLGRVLLPEGGITAIVEYLEPLEARRGFTSLAYSKFHDVPLYLEWAPMGIFSCHPPQKKEQGDEPGGKEAAQTEARPEGEAAENTPEKGAAALEEKPDATGEEEDDEDEDESLPGCTLFIKNLNFSTTEEMLKEVFSKVGTVKNCTISKKKNKAGVLLSMGFGFVEYRKPEQAQKALKQLQGCMVDDHKLEVKISERAIKPAVTSARQKQTAHKQRASKILVRNIPFQANVREIRELFSTFGELKTVRLPKKMTGTGPHRGFGFVDFLTKQDAKRAFNALCHSTHLYGRRLVLEWADTEETVQALRRKTAQHFHNSPKKRRSVVLDKILEQLEEGENKDNE from the coding sequence ATGTCGCGACTTATCGTCAAGAACCTGCCTAGCGGGATGAAGGAAGAGCGATTCTGGCAGCTTTTCTCAGACTTTGGCACCCTGACTGACTGCAGCCTCAAATTCACCAAGGATGGCAAGTTTCGTAAGTTTGGCTTCATCGGTTTCAAATCTGAAGAGGAGGCTCAGAATGCCCTGGACCACTTCCATAGGAGCTTCATTGACACTTCTCGGGTCACGGTGGAGTTCTGCAAGTCATTTGGAGACCCATCTAAGCCCCGAGCCTGGAGTAAACACTCCCAGAAAACCATCcagtcagggaaacctgaaaaAAGCCCTGTGGCCTCAGAAATTCAgaaggacaaaaagaagaaaaaggcaacaGGAGAATTGGAAAAGCTGAAGAAAGATGCAGAGTTTCAGGAATTCCTGATGGTTCATCAGAAGCGAACACAGGTGGCCACTTGGGCAAATGATACTGTGGGAGTGGAACCAAAGAAAGGGACGGCCAAGAGGGATGAGGACTACCTCAACTTTGATTCTGACTCAGGGCAAGAGAGTGAAGAGAAAACAGATGATGAAGACTCTGAAAAGGAAAGCCCTGCAGTGAAGGCAGCGGAGCAGAAGGAGCTTTCCGACATGGATTACTTGAAATCCAAGGTGGTGAGAGCAGATTCCtcagaggaggaggaaagtgaagatGAGGCCATGGCGAGTGAAGGGGAAGATGGTGACGAGGAGCAGGAGCAAGAGGGGCTGACACCAGGCGCCAGAGGCTCCAAGAGCCCTGGGGAGAAGGGGGCCGGCCCAGGAGAAGGGTGTACCGTGGGCAGTAGGCCCCCAGCAGCCAGGGGAGAGGTGACGAAGCCAACCACCCAGTCCGAGCCCACCACTGCTTACACAGTGAAGCTGCGCGGGGCACCATTTAATGTCACTGAGCAAAATGTTAGGGAGTTCCTGGTGCCCCTGAAGCCTGTGGCCATCCGCACCGTGAGAAATGCTCATGGAAACAAGACAGGTTACGTCTTTGTTGATTTCAGCAGCGAAGGGGATGTGGAGAAAGCCTTGAAACACAACAAAGAATACATGGGCGGCCGCTACATTGAGGTGTTCAGGGAGAAGGGGACCTATGTGACCCCGAAGCACCAGAAGGACCACAAGAAGGTGTGGCAGGGCCGAGAGCTCAAGGAgggcgaggaggaggaggacctgGCCGACTCCGGGAGGCTCTTTGTGAGGAACCTGCCTTACACCAGCACCGAGGAGGACCTCGAGAAGATATTTGCCAAATATGGTCCCCTGTCCGAAGTCCATTATCCCATAGATGGTCTGACCAAGAAACCGAAGGGCTTTGCTTTCATCACATACATGTTCCCTGAGCACGCAGTGAAGGCCTATGCGGAAGTGGACGGACAGGTCTTCCAGGGCCGGATGCTCCACGTGTTGCCCTCCACCATTAAGAAGGAGACCAGCGAAAACTCAGATGCAGCCTCATCCTCCTACAAGAAGAAGAAGGCATTGAAGGACAAAGCCAGCAGTTCCAGCTCTCACAACTGGAATACACTGTTTATGGGGACAAATGCCGTGGCTGAAGTTGTAGCACAGAAGTACAACGCCACAAAAAGCCAAGTGTTCGACCATGAGATCAAAGGCAGTGTGGCTGTACGGGTGGCCCTGGGGGAGACTGAGCTGGTCCAGGAGGTGCGTCGGTTCCTGATTGAGAATGGTGTGAGCCTGGATTCCTTCAGCCAGGCCACTGGGGAGAGGAGCAAGTCTGTGATTTTAGTGAAGAACCTCCCCGCAGGGACTCGGGCCTCCGAGCTGCAGGAGATCTTCAGCCGCTATGGCAGCCTAGGCCGCGTGCTGCTGCCCGAGGGAGGCATCACAGCCATTGTGGAATACCTGGAGCCTCTGGAAGCCAGGAGAGGCTTCACCAGCCTGGCCTATTCCAAGTTCCATGATGTTCCCTTGTATCTGGAATGGGCACCAATGGGTATCTTCTCTTGCCACCCCCCtcagaagaaagaacaaggagATGAACCTGGAGGAAAAGAGGCTGCTCAGACTGAGGCTAGACCAGAGGGTGAAGCTGCAGAAAACACCCCAGAGAAAGGAGCAGCAGCCCTTGAAGAAAAACCAGACGCCACTGGCGAAGAAgaggatgatgaagatgaagatgagagTCTTCCTGGTTGTACTTTGTTCATCAAAAACCTCAATTTTTCTACAACAGAGGAGATGCTGAAAGAAGTTTTCTCAAAAGTTGGAACTGTGAAGAACTGCACTATttccaagaaaaagaacaaagcagGAGTtttactgtccatggggtttggCTTTGTGGAGTACAGGAAGCCAGAGCAGGCCCAGAAAGCCCTCAAACAGCTCCAGGGCTGCATGGTAGACGACCACAAGCTGGAAGTGAAAATCTCCGAGAGAGCCATCAAGCCAGCTGTGACGTCAGCTCGGCAGAAACAGACGGCCCACAAACAGAGGGCATCTAAGATCTTAGTCCGGAACATCCCATTCCAGGCCAACGTGCGGGAAATCCGAGAGCTATTCAGCACCTTTGGGGAGCTAAAGACAGTCCGTCTGCCAAAGAAGATGACAGGGACGGGCCCCCACCGAGGATTTGGCTTTGTGGatttcttaaccaaacaagatgCCAAGAGAGCTTTCAACGCCCTGTGCCACAGTACCCATTTATACGGCAGAAGACTGGTCCTCGAGTGGGCAGACACTGAAGAGACGGTCCAAGCCTTGAGGAGGAAGACAGCTCAGCATTTTCACAATTCCCCAAAGAAAAGGCGGTCTGTGGTGTTGGACAAGATCCTGGAGCAGCTGGAGGAGGGCGAGAACAAGGACAACGAGTAG